The Pseudomonas sp. S06B 330 genome contains the following window.
CGGTCGTCCACAGCATCCTTAAAGCCCAATCTCTTTCAGTTCACTGCGAATGCGCTCAAGAACTTCATCCGACGTCTTACCGCCCTGTGCTGTGAGGTAACCAGCGATGATGATGCTGGCAGGGTGTACACCAAGGACATTGGACATCTGCTCGATCTTGTCGAGTGAAGCGCTCCACCTGCCTCGCTCGATATTGCTGATGTAGGTCTGGCTCGGTCCCATACCCTCTTGAGAGAAATTCCGATTCAGTCGGTAAGATTTCAGTACCTCTCCAAGCGCCCGCTTGAGTTCCGTTTGCATTTCAACAACTCGCAAAGGGAACGATGAAGCCGTGTCGGAGCGCTTAGTTCTATGCTATATATAGTATATTTTAAGGGCGCGGACATGTTTCTGACCTACCAGCAAGCGAAAGTCGATCGGTTTGGGCTTTTTGGAGATGACCCCACGACGTGGAGCTACGTCGAGCACAACATTCATCGCCCTTGGTTCT
Protein-coding sequences here:
- a CDS encoding helix-turn-helix domain-containing protein, giving the protein MQTELKRALGEVLKSYRLNRNFSQEGMGPSQTYISNIERGRWSASLDKIEQMSNVLGVHPASIIIAGYLTAQGGKTSDEVLERIRSELKEIGL